The sequence below is a genomic window from Rhodothermales bacterium.
GCGTCGCTATCGACACGGTCGAAGACATGCGTCGGCTATTCGAGGATATCCCCCTCGCCGACATCTCGGTATCAATGACGATGAACGGTGCCGTTCTTCCCATCATGGCGTTCTACATCGTCGCGGCAGAAGAACAGGGAGTTGATCCCGGGCTTCTCTCAGGTACAATTCAGAACGACATCCTGAAGGAGTTCATGGTTCGGAACACGTACATCTACCCGCCCGGGCCGTCGATGCGGATTGTTGGTGACATCATCGAGTACTGTTCCGAACACATGCCGCGATTCAATCCGATTTCCGTCAGCGGATATCATATCCAGGAAGCGGGAGGCTCGGCCGACATAGAACTCGCGTACACGCTTGCCGATGGGCTGGAGTATCTGCGGACCGGTCTCAGTCTGGGTCTGAATGTTGACGATTTCGCTCCGCGCATCTCTTTCTTCTTCGGCATTGGAATGAACCTCCTGATGGAGATCGCGAAGCTGCGTGCGGCTCGACTGCTCTGGGCTACCCTTGTGCGCCCGTTCGGTCCGAAGGATCCAAAGTCCATGGCGCTCCGAACGCACTGTCAGACTTCGGGCTGGAGCCTGACGGCGCAGGATCCGGAAAACAACGTGACGAGAACGACCGTGGAAGCGTTGGCTGCTACGCTAGGGCACACGCAGTCTCTCCATACCAATTCGCTCGACGAGGCCATCGCACTTCCGACGCCGCAAAGTGCAGCCGTGGCTCGCAATACACAGCTCATCCTGCAGGCCGAATCTGGCATCATCCACCCCGTTGACGCCCCGGGGGGCGCTCACTGTATCGAGAGCCTCACGATAGAACTTGCACGGAAAGCCTGGTCTCATATCCAGGAGGTGGAGTCGTACGGCGGAATGACCCGTGCGATCGAGCGAGGCATTCCAAAGCTGAGAATCGAGGAGTCAGCGGCGAAGCGACAGGCGCAGATCGACTCTGGAGCGGAGATCATCGTAGGAGTCAATCGGTTTGTTGATGATACCGCGGGCCAACCCGATATTCTCGAAGTCGACAACGTGGCTGTACTTCGGGCACAAGTCGAACGCATTCAGGCAGTTCGACACGCCCGCGACGATGAGGCGGTGCAGGACGCCTTATCGAGGCTAAGAAGTTGTGCGGAGTCTGAACAGGGAGGTCTCCTCGAGCACTGCATTCGTGCTGCACGTGTTCGTGCCACGCTCGGCGAGATCTCTGCCACGCTTGAACAGGTATATGGTCGCCACAGGGCCGAGACGCGACTGGTGACCGGAGCCTACAGCAGTGAAGTCATGAATGACGACCAATTCCAGACGGCGCAAGCAGAATGTGAGCGTTTTGAAGCTCGATTTGGACGGCGACCTCGTATTCTCGTTGCGAAACTCGGTCAGGATGGACATGATCGTGGGGCGAAGGTAATCGCAACGGCGTTTGCCGATATCGGATTCGATGTGGATGTAGGCCCCCTCTTTCAGACCCCGGAGGAAGTGGCGCGCCAGGCGGTGGAGAATGACGTACACGTTGTCGGCATTTCAAGCCTCGCCGGGGGACACCGCAGCCTCGTGCCCGAGGTCATCGAGTCACTTCGAGAGTTCGGTCGATCGGATATCATCATCATTGTGGGTGGTGTCGTTCCGGA
It includes:
- the scpA gene encoding methylmalonyl-CoA mutase translates to MKTRPDFRHVGLVDDALNTRDGSSMPTPEGIPLFAQYDIRSHPHQRFGAGVPPFLRGPYSSMYNGRPWTIRQYAGYSTAEESNAFYRQNLAAGQKGLSVAFDLPTHRGYDSDHPRVRGDVGMAGVAIDTVEDMRRLFEDIPLADISVSMTMNGAVLPIMAFYIVAAEEQGVDPGLLSGTIQNDILKEFMVRNTYIYPPGPSMRIVGDIIEYCSEHMPRFNPISVSGYHIQEAGGSADIELAYTLADGLEYLRTGLSLGLNVDDFAPRISFFFGIGMNLLMEIAKLRAARLLWATLVRPFGPKDPKSMALRTHCQTSGWSLTAQDPENNVTRTTVEALAATLGHTQSLHTNSLDEAIALPTPQSAAVARNTQLILQAESGIIHPVDAPGGAHCIESLTIELARKAWSHIQEVESYGGMTRAIERGIPKLRIEESAAKRQAQIDSGAEIIVGVNRFVDDTAGQPDILEVDNVAVLRAQVERIQAVRHARDDEAVQDALSRLRSCAESEQGGLLEHCIRAARVRATLGEISATLEQVYGRHRAETRLVTGAYSSEVMNDDQFQTAQAECERFEARFGRRPRILVAKLGQDGHDRGAKVIATAFADIGFDVDVGPLFQTPEEVARQAVENDVHVVGISSLAGGHRSLVPEVIESLREFGRSDIIIIVGGVVPEKDRLNLLGSGVAAVFGPGTVISNAASETLGILTSKIDEGG